The following are encoded together in the Timaviella obliquedivisa GSE-PSE-MK23-08B genome:
- a CDS encoding class I SAM-dependent methyltransferase — translation MTATLKTTPRLASQLVNGILAIKPLAALAKHQARSMMIKRAESIGVYWRQEVQILRSRGSQAEFAPEWETELAQVKNPNLTYPDYYLRPFHAYEQGNMSWEAAMEVEVAAHAVHAKIWQDAGAKGDGMLRQSYHDVLQKQIAIAPQAILDIGCSVGMSTFALQNIYPQAQITGLDLSPYFLAIAQYQSFQRSTQPAPTWLHAAAEATGLPDASYDLVSAHLVFHELPQPAAIAILQEARRLLRPGGHLAIMDMNPQSEVYAQMPPYILTLLKSTEPYLDQYFALDLAQVIYDAGFDRPTITSNSSRHRTLVAQVR, via the coding sequence ATGACTGCCACCCTCAAAACTACGCCTCGTCTCGCCTCTCAATTGGTGAACGGCATCCTTGCCATCAAACCATTAGCTGCCCTCGCTAAACATCAAGCCCGCTCCATGATGATTAAACGTGCAGAATCGATTGGCGTTTACTGGCGGCAAGAAGTTCAAATCTTGCGATCGCGGGGCAGCCAAGCCGAATTTGCTCCTGAGTGGGAAACCGAACTCGCTCAAGTCAAAAACCCTAACCTCACCTATCCTGACTATTACCTTCGCCCTTTCCATGCCTACGAACAAGGCAACATGAGTTGGGAAGCTGCCATGGAAGTAGAAGTGGCAGCCCATGCTGTTCATGCCAAAATTTGGCAAGATGCGGGAGCCAAAGGAGACGGGATGCTGCGGCAAAGCTATCACGACGTTTTGCAGAAGCAGATTGCGATCGCTCCCCAAGCCATTCTAGACATAGGCTGTAGCGTTGGGATGAGCACCTTTGCGTTGCAGAACATTTATCCTCAAGCGCAAATTACTGGGCTAGATTTGTCGCCCTACTTTTTAGCGATCGCTCAATACCAGTCCTTTCAGCGCTCTACCCAGCCTGCTCCGACCTGGCTCCACGCTGCCGCCGAAGCCACTGGGCTGCCTGATGCTTCCTACGATCTCGTTTCGGCACACTTAGTTTTCCATGAGTTGCCCCAACCTGCGGCGATCGCCATTCTTCAAGAAGCTCGTCGCCTTCTTCGCCCCGGCGGGCACCTCGCCATCATGGACATGAATCCCCAATCCGAGGTCTATGCCCAGATGCCTCCCTACATCCTCACCCTGCTCAAAAGCACCGAACCCTACCTCGACCAATACTTCGCCCTTGATCTTGCTCAAGTCATTTATGACGCAGGCTTCGATCGCCCCACCATTACCTCCAATAGCTCCCGCCACCGAACCCTCGTTGCCCAGGTGCGTTAA
- a CDS encoding GAF domain-containing protein: MQSFKPLGVSQVLSSSQFIQLQELLAETASADAKVLTQRSPEVARLLYQEPTFEWLGLRVDQFMGVVSADFSALLVGEQVVQGYRIGLTFEPEAIALFLSQSQQFPIAVQPNNPHAQSEFTLKLINLLTTNSLASEHAGTIAMQQQIQRVTTQIRQSLELPVILQTAVEQGRQFLNADRLIIYQLGHANDASPESGFVAYEAKASDEISSVLHLIDACDVLQSSRHSVLYCQGSALAVEDVNISYATTPCLLHFLQTAQVRSKLIAPIFQNQALWGFLVAHECHHTRQWQESERQFLQQIAEHLAIAISQAQLYAEVQQQKQTLEQRVIERTQELQAVTQTAQSANRAKSEFLASVTHELRTPLTCIIGMSTTLQRWSKDTLNERQQGFLQIIHDSGEQLLSLINDILDVSQADSHQMTLELGKVSPILLARQTLKAFEAEATLRSIDLKLDLPSKEKVEPFTADPRRVQQILFNLMDNAVKFTSEGGKITLRVSREENQVTFQVKDTGIGIFAAQIPLLFQKFRQLDAGYHRQYRGTGLGLALVKQLVELHGGWVGVESIPEVGSIFTVRLPTSHLGKIKVRIPPMVEQPQGRIVLIEHDEDNATVVCDVLTAAGYQVVWLLEGLTAIDSIEALRPFMVITNARLSDIDGASLVQGLRQNLAMSRVKVVVMVDEAEIGARIDWLAIGADDWLFQPVRPDILLQKILLLV, translated from the coding sequence ATGCAATCTTTTAAACCCTTAGGGGTAAGCCAGGTTTTATCGAGTTCACAGTTTATCCAATTACAAGAGCTTTTGGCAGAAACAGCGAGTGCTGATGCAAAGGTACTGACGCAGCGATCGCCAGAAGTAGCACGATTACTCTATCAAGAGCCGACCTTTGAGTGGTTGGGGCTGAGAGTTGACCAGTTTATGGGAGTCGTGTCGGCAGATTTCAGCGCGCTTTTGGTAGGAGAACAGGTGGTGCAGGGTTACCGCATTGGTCTAACGTTTGAGCCGGAAGCGATCGCCCTTTTTCTCTCTCAATCTCAGCAGTTTCCTATAGCAGTGCAGCCTAATAATCCTCATGCCCAATCTGAATTTACTCTCAAGCTCATTAATCTTCTTACGACAAATTCTTTAGCTTCTGAACATGCTGGAACGATCGCCATGCAGCAGCAAATTCAGCGAGTCACTACCCAAATCCGCCAGAGTTTAGAGTTACCTGTGATTCTTCAAACGGCTGTGGAGCAAGGGCGACAGTTTTTAAATGCCGATCGTCTGATCATTTACCAACTGGGACATGCTAATGACGCTTCCCCAGAAAGCGGCTTTGTCGCATACGAGGCTAAAGCTTCTGATGAAATCTCATCGGTTTTGCATTTAATCGATGCCTGCGATGTCCTACAAAGCTCTCGACATTCTGTCCTTTATTGTCAAGGTTCAGCTTTGGCGGTAGAAGATGTCAACATATCCTATGCAACCACCCCTTGTTTACTGCATTTTCTACAAACTGCGCAGGTGCGATCGAAGCTAATTGCGCCTATTTTTCAGAATCAAGCGCTTTGGGGCTTTTTGGTCGCTCATGAATGCCATCACACGCGCCAATGGCAAGAGAGTGAACGACAATTTTTACAGCAGATTGCTGAACATTTGGCGATCGCCATTAGCCAAGCCCAGCTTTATGCTGAAGTCCAGCAACAAAAGCAAACCTTAGAGCAGCGAGTCATTGAACGCACTCAGGAACTTCAAGCCGTAACGCAAACTGCTCAATCTGCAAACCGAGCTAAAAGCGAATTTCTTGCCAGCGTTACTCACGAACTCCGCACGCCTTTGACCTGCATCATTGGTATGTCTACGACGCTACAACGATGGTCAAAAGATACGCTCAATGAACGGCAGCAAGGTTTTTTGCAAATCATTCATGACAGCGGCGAACAACTCTTAAGCTTAATTAATGACATTCTCGACGTGTCACAAGCAGACTCCCACCAGATGACGCTGGAGTTAGGGAAGGTTTCTCCGATCCTATTGGCACGCCAGACCCTTAAAGCATTTGAGGCAGAAGCAACACTGCGATCGATCGACTTGAAGTTAGACTTGCCATCCAAAGAAAAAGTTGAGCCTTTCACGGCAGATCCTCGGCGGGTGCAGCAAATTTTATTTAACTTGATGGACAATGCCGTTAAATTTACTTCTGAAGGCGGAAAAATTACCTTACGGGTGTCTCGAGAAGAAAATCAAGTCACCTTTCAAGTTAAAGATACAGGAATCGGTATTTTTGCAGCCCAAATACCGCTGCTTTTCCAAAAATTTCGGCAGCTTGACGCAGGCTATCATCGCCAGTACAGAGGTACAGGCTTAGGACTAGCGCTAGTAAAGCAGTTAGTAGAACTACATGGCGGGTGGGTAGGTGTAGAGTCCATACCAGAGGTCGGCTCTATTTTTACAGTACGGCTGCCGACTTCTCATCTAGGCAAAATTAAGGTGCGGATTCCGCCAATGGTGGAGCAGCCTCAAGGGCGCATCGTTTTGATTGAGCATGATGAAGACAATGCAACCGTGGTTTGTGACGTTTTAACAGCGGCGGGCTATCAAGTGGTGTGGTTGCTAGAAGGCTTGACGGCAATTGACTCAATTGAAGCGCTTCGTCCTTTTATGGTTATTACCAATGCTCGGCTTTCAGATATTGATGGCGCTAGTCTAGTTCAGGGCTTGCGCCAAAATCTAGCAATGAGCCGGGTCAAAGTGGTGGTTATGGTTGATGAAGCTGAGATAGGAGCGAGAATAGACTGGCTGGCGATCGGGGCAGATGATTGGCTCTTTCAACCAGTTCGTCCCGACATTCTGCTACAAAAAATACTTCTTCTTGTTTAA
- the cobS gene encoding adenosylcobinamide-GDP ribazoletransferase, which produces MKFLADGVASVMAAIAFYTCIPVPAWTLDFRQVARLAPLIGLGIGALLGLLDQSLQLVGMPILTRSTVVVVAWVTITGGLHLDGAMDTADGLAVTDPQRRLEVMVDSHTGAFGAIAAIALLLLKTAALAELPDWRWFLLPLVAGWGRWAQQVAIARYPYLKPTGKGAFHKAALRSWRDVVPSLLMLLLLNLLPIFVFLNARWLGVGLLSGVAIALLVPAWFNRKLGGHTGDTYGAVVEWTEAILLISLTAFQSHF; this is translated from the coding sequence ATGAAATTCTTGGCAGATGGGGTGGCAAGTGTCATGGCGGCGATCGCCTTCTATACCTGCATTCCGGTTCCTGCCTGGACGCTGGACTTTCGACAGGTTGCGCGTTTAGCGCCGCTCATTGGGCTAGGAATTGGAGCTTTGCTAGGGCTACTTGATCAAAGCTTACAACTTGTCGGGATGCCTATTTTGACCCGGAGCACGGTAGTGGTGGTGGCTTGGGTTACGATTACAGGCGGACTGCACCTAGATGGGGCAATGGATACTGCGGATGGGCTGGCAGTGACCGATCCGCAGCGGCGACTGGAGGTGATGGTGGATAGCCATACGGGCGCTTTTGGGGCGATCGCGGCGATCGCGCTCCTCTTACTCAAGACTGCGGCGTTGGCAGAATTACCAGACTGGCGATGGTTTTTATTGCCATTGGTAGCAGGCTGGGGACGCTGGGCGCAGCAGGTGGCGATCGCGCGTTATCCGTACTTAAAACCAACGGGTAAAGGAGCCTTCCATAAGGCAGCCCTTCGGTCTTGGCGAGATGTGGTGCCGTCGCTGCTAATGTTGCTACTGCTGAACTTGCTGCCCATTTTTGTGTTTTTGAATGCACGATGGCTGGGGGTGGGGTTACTGAGTGGGGTGGCGATCGCCTTGCTTGTTCCTGCCTGGTTCAACCGTAAGCTGGGGGGGCATACGGGGGATACTTATGGGGCTGTGGTGGAGTGGACGGAGGCGATTTTGTTAATTAGTCTAACGGCTTTTCAAAGTCATTTCTGA
- the pgl gene encoding 6-phosphogluconolactonase, whose protein sequence is MTNKSLEILPSTDALIERSLQLVLKKMMAAVKERGICTIALSGGSTPKPLYEAIATQDLPWDKIHVFWGDERYVPPAHPDSNEGMARSAWLSKVPIPEGNIHPMPTDEPEPAMAAQKHEIQLYEFFNTSSEIFPVFDIVLLGMGDDGHTASLFPHTPALKVSDRLIAVGNKDGQPRLTFTVPLINHARCVFFVVAGASKQPALTQIFAETGDDLAYPSRLIQPAGELYWLLDQSAGEILAG, encoded by the coding sequence ATGACTAACAAATCTCTGGAAATTTTGCCCAGTACCGATGCGTTGATTGAGCGATCGCTGCAACTTGTCCTTAAGAAAATGATGGCAGCGGTCAAAGAGCGAGGTATCTGCACTATTGCTTTATCGGGAGGCAGCACGCCCAAGCCCTTGTACGAGGCGATCGCTACTCAAGATTTACCCTGGGACAAAATCCATGTTTTTTGGGGCGACGAACGCTATGTGCCCCCGGCTCATCCTGATAGTAATGAAGGCATGGCGCGATCGGCATGGCTTAGCAAAGTCCCTATTCCAGAGGGCAACATTCATCCGATGCCCACCGATGAACCAGAACCCGCGATGGCGGCTCAGAAGCATGAAATCCAGCTTTACGAATTCTTTAATACCTCTTCAGAAATCTTCCCAGTTTTCGATATTGTGCTGCTGGGCATGGGGGATGATGGGCATACCGCATCACTGTTTCCCCACACGCCAGCGTTGAAAGTAAGCGATCGCCTCATTGCCGTGGGCAACAAAGATGGTCAGCCTCGTCTCACCTTCACAGTTCCCCTCATTAACCATGCTCGCTGCGTCTTTTTCGTTGTTGCAGGAGCCTCTAAACAGCCCGCTCTGACCCAAATCTTTGCTGAAACAGGGGATGATCTAGCCTATCCTTCTCGGTTGATTCAACCTGCAGGCGAACTCTATTGGTTACTCGATCAGTCGGCGGGCGAAATTTTGGCAGGGTAA
- the tgt gene encoding tRNA guanosine(34) transglycosylase Tgt, with translation MHSDSVFSFQCQAHCSHTHARAGVFQTPHGIVETPRFMPVGTLANVKTVTSAQLKETGAQMVLSNTYHLHLQPGEDIVKRAGGVHQFMGWEGPMLTDSGGFQVFSLSKMRSISEDGVTFRSPRDGQMIHLTPERSIQIQNALGADVIMAFDECPPYPATRQQVEEATDRTYRWLKRCIAEHQRPDQALFPIVQGGVYLDLRQEAARNLAALDMPGYAIGGVSVGEPPELIEEIVKATTPLLPENKPRYLMGIGTYREMAQAIAAGVDLFDCVIPTRLARHGSALVQGDRWNVKNARFREDFTPLDASCPCYTCQTFTRAYLSHLLRSQELLGYTLLSIHNITELIRFTQQIREAILGDRFTTEFSHWLKPEAAQA, from the coding sequence ATGCATTCCGACTCTGTATTTTCCTTCCAGTGCCAAGCTCATTGTAGCCACACCCATGCTCGGGCAGGCGTTTTTCAGACTCCTCATGGCATTGTCGAAACGCCCCGCTTCATGCCTGTAGGCACATTAGCCAACGTCAAAACCGTTACCTCTGCCCAACTTAAGGAAACTGGGGCGCAAATGGTGTTGTCTAATACCTACCATCTCCATCTCCAACCCGGAGAAGACATTGTGAAGCGGGCGGGCGGCGTACATCAATTTATGGGCTGGGAAGGTCCTATGCTGACTGATTCGGGTGGGTTTCAAGTCTTTAGCCTCAGCAAAATGCGATCGATCTCTGAAGATGGAGTGACGTTTCGATCGCCCCGAGACGGTCAAATGATCCACCTTACCCCAGAGCGCTCAATCCAAATTCAGAATGCTTTAGGGGCAGATGTGATTATGGCATTCGATGAATGCCCGCCTTACCCTGCTACCCGTCAACAGGTTGAAGAGGCTACCGATCGCACCTATCGGTGGCTAAAGCGCTGCATTGCTGAGCACCAACGTCCTGACCAAGCGCTCTTCCCCATTGTTCAAGGTGGGGTTTACCTGGATCTGCGTCAAGAGGCAGCACGAAATTTGGCGGCGTTGGATATGCCCGGATATGCGATCGGTGGGGTAAGTGTGGGGGAACCCCCAGAACTAATCGAAGAAATTGTTAAAGCGACTACGCCACTGCTACCAGAGAACAAACCGCGTTATTTGATGGGAATTGGAACTTACCGGGAAATGGCACAGGCGATCGCCGCTGGCGTTGATCTATTCGACTGCGTGATTCCAACCCGCCTTGCCCGTCACGGCAGTGCCCTAGTGCAAGGCGATCGCTGGAACGTTAAAAACGCCCGCTTCCGAGAAGACTTTACGCCACTAGACGCGAGTTGCCCTTGCTATACCTGCCAAACTTTTACCCGTGCCTACCTCAGCCATTTGCTGCGATCGCAAGAGCTACTGGGCTACACGCTCCTCTCAATCCACAATATTACCGAGCTCATTCGGTTTACTCAGCAGATTCGGGAGGCAATTTTGGGCGATCGATTTACCACTGAGTTTTCCCACTGGCTCAAACCTGAAGCGGCTCAAGCTTGA
- a CDS encoding DUF262 domain-containing protein has protein sequence MIDTYETDEVYAELEPEVEEVADKPDARPVASQPHDWTISTLRDKFERGQINPQPHYQREYVWELKPELPSRLIESLLLQIPIPPLYFVRLETGKLEVVDGQQRLTTLIKFVTNNFKLQKLQKLSSLNGKLFQELSEQDQEKIMDAPIRSIVIDAGTNQDLRYEIFERLNRGAMALNEQEIRNCVYRGLFCDLLTELEQDGNWRKIKGHNSPESRFIEREMILRFFSFTNRIDHYAGNLKRFLNDYMGRYAPKEKVQVAELRTMFQQSMQNVYIVFGEHSGRLYSVDEGASQDEGRWEKKFSISALDIQASALIGHPPSKV, from the coding sequence ATGATAGATACTTATGAAACGGATGAAGTTTACGCAGAGCTTGAACCCGAAGTAGAAGAGGTGGCAGATAAACCTGATGCTCGACCTGTTGCTAGCCAACCTCACGACTGGACTATTTCGACACTGCGTGACAAGTTTGAGCGGGGACAGATTAATCCACAACCCCATTACCAGCGTGAGTATGTCTGGGAACTGAAACCTGAGTTGCCATCACGCCTTATAGAGTCATTGTTATTGCAAATACCGATTCCGCCCCTCTACTTTGTGCGTCTTGAAACAGGGAAGCTTGAAGTTGTTGACGGACAGCAACGTTTGACAACGTTAATTAAATTTGTTACCAATAACTTCAAATTACAGAAGCTTCAAAAATTAAGTAGTCTAAACGGTAAGCTTTTTCAGGAACTGTCTGAGCAAGATCAAGAAAAGATTATGGATGCTCCTATCCGCAGCATTGTCATTGACGCGGGAACAAATCAAGATTTGCGTTATGAAATCTTTGAGAGATTAAATCGTGGAGCGATGGCACTAAATGAACAGGAAATTAGAAATTGTGTTTATCGAGGTTTGTTCTGCGATTTGCTGACAGAGCTGGAGCAGGATGGTAATTGGCGGAAAATCAAAGGTCATAACTCTCCAGAATCACGATTCATTGAACGTGAAATGATTCTTCGATTCTTCTCATTTACGAATAGAATCGACCACTATGCAGGTAATTTAAAGCGATTTCTTAACGACTACATGGGTAGATACGCACCTAAAGAGAAAGTGCAGGTTGCTGAGCTTAGAACAATGTTTCAGCAATCTATGCAGAACGTTTACATAGTGTTTGGTGAGCATTCAGGACGACTTTATTCTGTGGATGAAGGAGCATCGCAAGATGAGGGGCGATGGGAAAAGAAATTCTCCATCTCTGCCCTTGATATTCAGGCATCTGCTCTTATAGGACATCCACCCTCAAAAGTTTAA
- a CDS encoding HpsJ family protein has product MRSTKPSLSSSTLISRTLKTVGVVIILAILLDIGIAAIPYNFADRLWQIGFTTSLVDRGIVPMVGIVLFLTGFWIDSNLESEPGRKSWFAEPRFWALALASLLGALYLILFPLHLSNVGWSNQQALEQISQKAKQAETELGNQLTTEVNSQRSQISQLIATNDEQLGQLVTNNQLSKEQADLIRRFKADPKAVEPFLNQRIEETKTQLQTRVGTEKLEAEKKAKTESLKSGLRIGISSLLLAAGFITIGWTGLRNIRQL; this is encoded by the coding sequence ATGCGTTCAACAAAACCTAGCCTATCTTCCTCTACTCTGATCTCACGCACTCTTAAAACAGTGGGTGTCGTCATCATTTTGGCGATTCTGCTCGATATTGGCATTGCGGCTATTCCTTACAACTTTGCCGATCGCCTCTGGCAAATTGGGTTTACGACTTCACTGGTCGATCGCGGGATTGTGCCGATGGTTGGCATTGTGCTGTTTTTGACCGGGTTTTGGATTGATAGCAATTTAGAGAGTGAGCCAGGGCGCAAGAGTTGGTTTGCAGAACCCAGGTTTTGGGCACTCGCTTTGGCTAGCCTTTTGGGTGCCCTTTACTTGATTCTTTTTCCTCTGCACTTAAGCAATGTGGGCTGGAGCAACCAGCAAGCTTTAGAGCAAATTAGCCAAAAAGCAAAACAAGCCGAGACTGAGTTAGGCAATCAACTTACCACCGAAGTTAACTCCCAGCGATCGCAAATTAGCCAGCTTATTGCCACCAATGATGAGCAGTTAGGGCAACTAGTGACCAATAACCAACTCTCTAAGGAACAAGCCGACTTAATTCGCAGATTTAAGGCAGATCCCAAAGCCGTCGAGCCGTTTCTTAACCAACGCATTGAAGAAACCAAAACCCAGCTTCAAACCCGAGTTGGCACTGAAAAGCTAGAAGCTGAGAAAAAAGCAAAGACAGAATCTCTTAAATCTGGACTCAGAATCGGCATTAGCAGTCTGCTCTTGGCAGCGGGCTTTATTACGATTGGCTGGACAGGGCTTCGTAATATTCGGCAACTTTAG
- a CDS encoding DUF433 domain-containing protein, with the protein MTIAARVIHSDPEILGGTPIFVGTRVPMKTLLDYLEAGNPLNEFLDHFPSVGREQAIADLYLAKELLTAYANSA; encoded by the coding sequence ATGACAATTGCAGCGCGTGTGATTCATAGCGACCCTGAAATATTAGGAGGAACTCCTATTTTTGTTGGAACTCGTGTGCCAATGAAAACGTTGCTCGATTATCTCGAAGCGGGCAATCCACTCAATGAATTCCTAGATCATTTTCCCAGTGTTGGGCGTGAGCAAGCGATCGCAGACCTTTACTTGGCAAAGGAACTGCTGACAGCTTATGCGAATTCTGCTTGA
- a CDS encoding FHA domain-containing protein produces the protein MIVCPNCNHPNPDGAVQCEACYTPLPVLSTCPNCKASVQADASFCGQCGFNLQSAAPSTASASPDSGVPDLSPPEPLVLPDPLTFPVEAEASGAEASGAEVPEAVSPPPSFPFPSASIEQPASPMAQIIEPVVSEPVAVSEPVAVSEPVAVSEPIASEPAPPPEASFSPIPGAQSTQLQTQTARLLQVQTNLTIELPTNLSVIHIGKPNDRIPPDIDVSGFPNSEIVSRIHADIRVEADAYYIEDLGSSNGTYINNVPLPPGNRHRLRIGDRIALGKGDKVTFLFQA, from the coding sequence ATGATCGTCTGTCCAAATTGCAACCACCCAAACCCCGATGGAGCCGTGCAGTGTGAGGCATGTTACACGCCTTTACCTGTTCTCTCGACCTGCCCTAACTGTAAAGCATCTGTCCAAGCGGATGCTAGCTTTTGTGGTCAGTGTGGCTTTAATCTGCAAAGTGCCGCTCCATCCACTGCCAGTGCATCTCCCGATTCAGGCGTACCCGACCTCTCTCCACCAGAACCGTTAGTTTTGCCAGACCCGCTGACGTTTCCAGTAGAGGCTGAGGCTTCTGGGGCTGAGGCTTCTGGGGCTGAGGTTCCTGAAGCAGTTTCACCTCCACCATCCTTTCCCTTTCCCTCGGCATCCATAGAACAACCCGCATCACCTATGGCACAGATTATTGAGCCCGTAGTTTCTGAGCCTGTAGCTGTTTCTGAGCCTGTGGCTGTTTCTGAGCCTGTGGCTGTTTCTGAGCCTATAGCTTCGGAACCTGCGCCTCCTCCTGAGGCGTCTTTTAGTCCAATACCAGGGGCACAATCTACACAGCTTCAGACTCAAACCGCTCGGTTGCTGCAAGTCCAAACCAATCTCACCATCGAACTTCCTACAAACCTTTCTGTCATTCACATTGGCAAACCCAACGATCGCATTCCCCCCGATATTGATGTTTCTGGCTTCCCCAATTCAGAGATTGTGTCCCGCATTCATGCTGATATTCGGGTTGAAGCAGATGCTTATTACATTGAGGATTTAGGGAGTTCTAACGGGACTTACATTAACAATGTGCCGCTTCCCCCCGGAAACCGTCATCGTCTCCGCATTGGCGATCGCATTGCGCTAGGCAAGGGGGATAAGGTCACTTTTCTATTTCAAGCTTGA
- a CDS encoding glycosyltransferase family 2 protein, with amino-acid sequence MFSVYILTHNEELEIAACIESALLSDDVIVVDSYSSDRTLAIANQYPVRIEQHAFESHGKQRTWMLEAITPKHEWVYILEADERLTPALFQECLETLQDPQHVGYYVAERVMFMGRWIKRSTQYPRYQLRLLQRGKVWFDDYGHTEREVYEGTTGFLKETYPHFTCGKGLSRWIDKHNRYSSDEAIETLRQLESGTIDWRSLFWGTTEVERRRALKNLSLRVPMRPIVRFFYMYLILGGCWDGKAGFTWCALQAFYEYLILLKAWELKLNPVPSAMSLTTHDVNTMSRSILEPQSSSASSSAIPERGR; translated from the coding sequence ATGTTTTCGGTCTACATTCTCACCCATAATGAAGAACTAGAGATCGCGGCTTGCATTGAGTCTGCTCTGCTTTCCGATGATGTGATCGTGGTGGATTCTTACAGTAGCGATCGCACTCTAGCGATCGCCAATCAATATCCGGTTCGGATTGAGCAACACGCCTTTGAGAGCCACGGTAAACAAAGGACTTGGATGCTAGAAGCTATCACCCCAAAGCACGAATGGGTCTACATTCTAGAAGCTGACGAACGCCTTACTCCAGCATTGTTTCAGGAATGCTTAGAAACCCTTCAAGATCCTCAGCATGTGGGCTACTACGTCGCAGAGCGGGTTATGTTTATGGGTCGTTGGATTAAGCGCAGCACCCAATATCCTCGCTATCAACTCCGGTTGCTCCAGCGCGGTAAGGTGTGGTTCGATGACTACGGACACACCGAACGAGAAGTGTATGAAGGGACAACCGGGTTCCTGAAGGAAACCTATCCTCATTTCACCTGTGGTAAAGGTCTGAGCCGTTGGATTGATAAACACAACCGCTACTCGTCTGATGAGGCGATCGAGACGCTACGTCAGTTGGAAAGCGGCACAATTGATTGGCGCAGTCTGTTCTGGGGAACAACAGAGGTAGAACGTCGCAGAGCCTTAAAGAACTTGTCTCTGAGAGTTCCAATGCGACCCATAGTACGATTCTTTTACATGTATCTGATTTTGGGAGGCTGCTGGGATGGTAAAGCTGGCTTTACCTGGTGTGCCCTCCAAGCCTTCTACGAGTATCTCATTCTTCTGAAGGCATGGGAACTGAAGTTGAACCCAGTGCCTTCAGCAATGTCACTCACCACCCATGACGTAAATACCATGAGTAGGAGCATTTTAGAACCTCAATCATCCAGTGCGTCTTCTAGCGCAATTCCAGAAAGGGGGCGGTAA
- a CDS encoding 6-carboxytetrahydropterin synthase — MKCIIDRRAQFSASHRYWLPELSEAENIEKFGLCTRFPGHGHNYVLYVSMEGDLDEYGMVLNLSDVKQVIKREVTSQLDFSYLNEAWEEFQQGLPTTENIARVIWQRLAAHLPLVRIQLFEHPELWAEYKGHNMEAYLTISTHFSAAHRLALPTLTLEQNSEIYGKCARVNGHGHNYHLEVTIQGEIEPRTGMIADLVAFQKAVDEFVVEPFDHTFLNKDIPYFAEVVPTAENIAIHIRDLLEQPIRAIGAKLHKVKLIESPNNSCEVYGLKQEAAIAQRQVPAFATV; from the coding sequence ATGAAATGCATCATCGATCGCCGAGCCCAGTTCTCTGCGAGCCATCGTTACTGGTTGCCAGAGCTAAGCGAGGCTGAGAACATTGAAAAATTTGGGCTTTGTACCCGTTTCCCTGGGCATGGGCACAACTACGTCCTTTACGTATCCATGGAAGGGGATTTGGACGAGTATGGCATGGTGCTGAACCTATCTGATGTGAAGCAGGTGATTAAGCGGGAAGTAACGAGCCAACTTGATTTTTCTTACCTCAATGAGGCTTGGGAGGAGTTTCAGCAAGGCTTACCCACTACAGAAAACATAGCGCGAGTGATTTGGCAAAGGCTGGCGGCACATTTACCGCTGGTGCGCATTCAACTTTTTGAACATCCTGAACTTTGGGCAGAATACAAGGGTCACAATATGGAAGCTTATCTCACCATTAGTACACACTTCAGCGCGGCTCACCGTCTGGCGTTGCCGACCCTAACCCTAGAGCAAAATTCGGAAATTTATGGCAAGTGCGCCAGGGTAAATGGGCATGGGCACAACTACCACTTAGAAGTGACAATTCAGGGCGAAATTGAACCCCGCACAGGGATGATTGCGGATTTGGTGGCGTTTCAAAAAGCAGTGGATGAGTTTGTGGTGGAGCCGTTTGACCATACGTTTTTGAATAAGGATATTCCTTACTTTGCTGAGGTGGTTCCTACGGCTGAAAATATTGCAATTCACATTCGGGATTTGCTGGAGCAACCGATTCGAGCGATCGGGGCAAAGCTACACAAGGTGAAGCTGATTGAAAGCCCGAATAATTCCTGTGAGGTCTATGGATTGAAGCAGGAGGCGGCGATCGCCCAGCGGCAAGTGCCTGCATTTGCGACTGTGTAG